In the genome of Streptomyces aquilus, the window CGAGGCCGACGGGGATGCCGAGGTCGCGCAGGGCGCGGACCGGTGTGGTGGTGGGCCAGGCGAACTTGAGGTAGCCGCGGGGTGCGGTGGCGACGGAGACGCGGCCGGTGGCACCGGCGAGGACCGGCAGGTCGCGGTCGAGGATGCCGGTGCCGTGGGCGATGAGGACGTCGGTGTCGAGGATGCCGGTGCGGGCCAGCACCTCGATGGGGGTGACGCCGTGGCGTTCGAGGCTGGTGTCGGCCTGGTCGCGGTTCTCGGCGGCGTGGAGATGGACGGGGAGGCCGTGGGCGCGGGCCAGTTCGGCGGTGGCGGCGAGGTCGGCGTCGTCGACCGTGTAGGGGGCGTGCGGGGCGAGCGCGGTGGTGATGCGACCGGCGGCGCCGCCGCGGTGCCGGAGCGCGAACTCCAGTGATCTCTCCCGCCCTTGGGGACCCTGGGAGGAGAAGTAGGCCTCGCCCAGGTGCGCCCGGATGCCGCACTCCTCGACGACGGAGGCGACGGCGTCCATCGAGAAGTAGTGGTCGGCGAAGCAGGTGACGCCCGCGCGGATCATCTCCGCGCAGGCGAGCCGGGCGCCCAACTCCACGTCCTTTCCGGTGAGGTTGGACTCGACGGGCCAGACGACGTCGTTGAACCACTCCTCGGTGGGCAGGTCCTCGGCGACCCCGCGCAGGGCGACCATCGGGGCGTGGGTGTGGCAGTTGACGAGCCCGGGCATCGCCACCTGCCCCCGGGCGTCGATGTGTTCGGCGGCGGGCGGAGGCTCGGCCGGAGGTTCGGCCGCCGTGAGGGACTCGATGACACCGTCCCGTACGACGACGGTGGCGTTCTCCTCGAACCCGATGCGCTCCTCGGCGTCGTGGACGAGGGCGGTGCAACCGGTGATGACGAGGTCGGCGGGAGAGTCGGTCATCACGCCAACGTACGGCGTGGTCGTCGGGTCGTGTGAGCCGAACCGCGCATCGCGTCCCGGCTCTGTCGCGGCGTCGCCCGGACGAGCACGCTGGCCTCATGACACCGCCCGGAAGGGGGACCGGCATGCTCATCGGCACCTGGAACCTGGAGAACCTGTACCGCCCCGGCGGCCCGTTCGGCCCGCCCGACAAGGCCGCCTACGAGACGAAGCTCGCCGCCCTGGCCGCCACGATCACGGAGCTGAACCCGACGCTGCTGGGCGTGCAGGAGGTCGGTGAGCCGGAGGCGCTGCGGGACCTGGCCGGCCTGCTGGACGGCGACTGGCACACCGCGCTGTCCCGGCACCCGGACGGCCGGGGCATCCGGGTCGGGTTCCTCAGCCGGGTCCCGCTGGAGGTGCTGTCCGACACGAACGCGTTCCCGGCACGGCTGCGCCCGGTGCAGGCGGACGACGAGGGCGGCGTGGCCGCGGAGGCGGGCCGCGGCTTCCTGGCGGTGGAGGCGGCGACGGAGGCCGGCCCGCTGCGGGCGGCGGTCTGCCATCTGAAGTCGAAGCTGCTGTCGTATCCGGGCGGCCGGTTCGCGCCCCGCGACGAGGGCGAACGGGCACGCTACGGGGCGTACGCGCTGTACCGGCGGGCGGCGGAGGCGACGGCGTTGCGCGCGCTGGCCGATGTGCTGCTGGCGGGGGACGGTCGGGAGCGGGACGTGGTGGTACTGGGTGATCTGAACGACGAGGTGCAGGCGGCGACCACGCAGATCCTGCTCGGCCCGCCCGGCTCCGAGATCGGCACGCCCGGCTTCGACCGGCCGGACGGCGGCGACGCGCTGCGCCTGTGGGACGTGGCCCCACTCATCCCCGCCGAGCAGCGCTTCTCCCGCGTCAACTCCGGTCGCCGTGAACTGATCGACCACATCCTGCTGAGCCACCGCCTGGTCCGCCGGGTGACGGCGGCGGGCACCGGCCTGCCGGACGAGGCGGCACCCGACCTGCCGTCCGTGGACGCGAACCCGGCGGGAAGGCGAGGGGCCCCTGGGTCGGATCATGCGCCGGTGTGGGTACGGATCGGCTAGACAGCCAAGGGAAGTTCGGGCAGCCGTACCCTCAAGTGGCCGCGTCCTTGCGCCAGTTGGTCCAGCAGCTCGGCGAGCCGCTCGGTGTGCAGGGGCGTGAGCCGGCCCGAGTCGTCCAGATGCACGGCGCACGCGGTGGTCGTGTCGACGAGCTCTTCGAGCACGGCGACGACGTCGCCCGCCCCCGCCGAGTGCCGGGCGAGCGGCGGGAGTTCGGCGGCGGCGAGGGCGATGGCGGTACGGGCCTCGGCGAGCGTGCGATAGGCCTCGCGGCGCAGGGTCCAGCGGACGCGACGGCTGTCCGCGTCCGGGTCCGTCTCGTGCAGGACGTGGGAGAGGTAGGCCTGGGCGGCCTCGCTCGCAGCGCCGAGCCGGGCCCGCACTCCCCCGCCGCGCTGCCCCGGCATCGGGAGATGGCCGACGACGAGCACGAGCGCGCACGCCAGCAGCGTCTCGCCGATCCGGCTCACGGAGGCCTGCGGTTCGCCGCCGACCATCACCAGGGCGAGCACCAGGACGGTGACCACGGCGGTCTGGGCGGCGAAGTGCCGGGTGGCGACGGGGATGAGCGCCCCGCTCACGGCGACGAGCGCGATGAGCCCTTCGGGCCGGGGCAGTACGGCGGCGAAGGCGGCGAACACGAGCGCGCCGAGCACGGTCCCCGCGGCCCGGCACAGCACCCGCGAGACCAGCGGCCCGAGATCCGGCTTGACGAGGAAGACGGCGGTGGCGGGCAGCCAGTACCAGTGCTCGTGCTGCCCGTACCAGTGGGAGTGGTGCAGGCCCTGGGCGATGGCGGCGCTGGCGCCGAAGCTGAGGGCGACCCGCAGCCCGTACTCCCGTCCGCCACTGCCGAACGCGGCCCGCAGCAGATCCCCGGCCGCCCGCCGACGGGTGTGCAGATCCCCGCCCTTGCCCCGGTCGAAGGCCTCGGCGGCGTGCAGCAGGGCGTCGTCGAGCGCCCGCAGGGCGGGGGCGGACCGGGTGGGCGCGGGCAGCGGCCCGGTGTGCGTGTTCTCGCGTACGGCGGTGGCGAGCCGGCGGGGCCCGGCCGAGGCCCGCCCGGTCAGGGGTTCGCCGGCCCAGGCGAGCGCGGTGGCGGCCTCGGCGAGCGGGAGGGCGGCGGCGTACTGGGCGTGCAGCCGCCGCTCGGCGGCGGAGCTGGCGTAACGCCGCAGTCGGGGCCCGGCGAGGGCGTCCTGCGCGTGGTCGAGAGCGGCGGTGAGGGCGGCGCGGCGGGCGGTGGCGTGGTCGGCGCCGACGGCGTCGAGGAGGTCGGCGACGGCGTCGTACACCCGCGCGACCGCCTCCCGTTCCCCGTCGAACCGGAAGTCACCGGCGAGGGAGCCGGGCGTGGGCAGGGCGAGGCGGAGCCCGAGCAGCCAGGCTGCGCCCGCGAGATAGCCGAGCGCCCTTTGCCAGCCCGCCTCCGGCAGCGGCATCCCCGCCCCGATCGCGGAGGCGACGAGCAGCTGCGTCCCCGCCCCGGAGGCGACCGGCCCGATGGCGCTCATGCCGCCCGCGACCAGGCCGAGCCCGGTGAGAAGAAGGGTGAGGGGCAGAGCGGCGACGTGCTGTCCGGCGTACGTCCCGACGAGCATCCCCAGCGCCCCGGCCACCGCCGGCACCCCGATCCGCTGGACGGAGGCCCGCCGGCTGCCGGGCCGGTCGTTGATCCCGGCGAGCATCGCGGCGATGGCGGCGACGACACCGAGGGAGGTGCGGTCGGCGACCACGGCGACGAGCAGCAGGGGCCCGGCGGAGAGGGCGCCGCGCAGGACGGCGTTCCAGGGAACGGGCCCGCGCTGGGTGCGGAGGGCGTGGGCGAGCCAGGGCGGGAGGTCGAGCGGGCGGGACACTGGGCTCCTGTCGTCCGGTCGAGGGCGGAGGGTGCCTTCGGGCGACGGTGGCCGGGCGTGGATGTCCACGGTAGATCGCGTGGGGGGAGAAGTTGGGGCGGTCGTATTTCGGGGATGTGACGGTTGGCCCTATTGCCGCTTTCTTTATGAACTCAACTGTCCAGGGGCTCCGGACCCGGTCGATACGGCGATCGACGATGATCGACAGCGATCGACGGCGGATACGTACGCGAGACAGCGGCCGGCAACGTGGGCTTCGTATCGCACCGTCAGCTGTGCGCGCGGGCGGTGAGATAAGGGTCGCGGCGAAGAACGTCCCGGCTTCCGAGAAGAGTTCCGGCGGCAAGCCCGACACCCGGCAGCAAGAGCACCGCGGCTGCCCATCCCGGACCGGGCAGCGCATCCGCGACGGTGATGGGCAGACCGAGAACCTCACTGAGCGGACCGGCGAGCGCTACGGACACCCCCGTACCGACGGCCGCACCGAGGATGCCCGCCACTCCCCCGGACAACGCGGCCTCCCCGAGCAGAATCCGCCGAAGCTCACCCCGCCCGGACCCGAGAATCCGCAGAATCGCGAGCTGCCCGATCCGCGCCCGCGCACTGTCGGCGGCCCGGACGACACCGAGCCAGACAGCGCCAAGCGCCAGGACGAGCACACCGATACGCATCGCGAGATCGGCGGCGCCGAAGAGACCGGGCAGGTTCCGCACCCGGTCGGACACGGCGGAGGCGGAGAAGCCGTCGCCCTGAAGCGACTTGACGACACCGGCGACCTGCTCCTGATGCCCGACCACGACGACGGCGGACTGGGCACCCTCCTGGCCCCGAAAGTCTTCCACCGTCTGCCCGGCACGCGCCGCGGCGAGCAGGGCGGCGGTCTCCTCGGAGAGATAGGCGACGCCCGGCCCGTCGGCCTGCCAACTCGGGTCGTACAGAGCGACGATCGTCAGCTTGACGACGGCGGTGGTACCGGCCCCGGCGCCGGCGCCGGTCGCCTTGGTGTACCCGAAAGCGACGGTACGGCCGAGGAGCGGGGCGAAGTCGGTGCCCTGGGAGGAGGCGGGCAACACGATGTGATCCCGGCCGAGTTGGGCGGGGAGGGCACCTCGGGTGACGGGCAGGTCGTCGCCCGGGGTGAGGGTGTGGCTGGTGAGGTCGTAAGTGCCCTCTTCCTCGGCGTACAGGGTGGCTGGGTAGTCGGCGACGATCTGACGGACGCCCGGTGTCTTCTCCGCGTCCCGTAGCGCGGAGTCGGTGAGCGCACGGACGGAGTCATCCCCCTCGAACGACGACAACTCGACCTGGGTGAGCCCACCCGACCCGAGTACGTCCCGCTCCACGGCCCCGGCGGCCCCGGCGGCGACTCCCGCGGCCGTGCCGAGCAGCGCGCCCATGACGGCGAGGGTGGGCAAGGCCCTGCGCAGGGAACGCCGGTCCCGCTTCCAGGTGTGGAGGCTCCAGAGGCTCATCCGAGCTTCTCCTTGCGGGCGTTGTCGGTGCGAGCGTTCTCCATGGAGGCGCTGGAGGCGTTGGAGACGCTGGAGACAGGGGACAGCACTCCCTCGTCGAGCGCGTACCGCCGATCGCAGGTCTCGGCGATGCCGCGATCGTGGGTGACGAGCAGTACGGCGGCGCCCTGCGCGGCACACGCACGCAGGGCGCCCTTCACGAGGTCGGCGTTCTTCGGGTCGAGCCCCGAGGTCGGCTCGTCGGCCAGGACGAGCACGGGTCGCTTCACCGCGGCCCGAGCGACGGCGACACGCTGCCGCTGCCCACCGGAGAGCTCCGCGACCGGCCGGTCGACCAGCTCCCCCATCCCGAGATCACCGAGCAGATCCCGAGCCACACCACGATGCCGCCCGAACCGCGGCCCGAAGGCGGCGGCCACGTTCTCCCAGGCGTTGAGGAAGGTCAGGAGACCGAGGTCCTGAAGGACGATGCCGATCTCCCGCCGCCGCAACAAATCCCGCTCGCTCGGTGTGAGTGAGCCGGTGTCGGTCCCGCTGATAGCCAGGGAGCCGGTGCTCGGCGTGAGGATCAGACCGAGAAGGGCGAGCAGGGTGCTCTTGCCGGAGCCCGAGGGGCCTTCTACGGCGGCCGTCTCTCCTGACGCAAGGGCGAGATCCGCGGGCTTCAGACCGGCACCGGACGCGTAGGTGAAGCCCAGCCGCTGGGCGACCAGGGCGACTTGGGGAGAGGGGGTCACAGGCGAACTGCTCCTTCGGCGGTCGGACGCCGGGCAGGAAGGAGGCAGCCCACGCAACCTCGTCAGGGCAACCGGCCCACGGACCGTACAAGTTGCGTCCCGCATCAAGATCGGCTGAAAGAGCCCACTGTCGTCTGCCCTGTTGACCGATCACGGCTCCGGCCTTTCGGGTTCGGAGGTGTACGGCCCAGAGCCTCGGCGCCTCGGGTGAGCCAGAAGTGGGTTCACCAGCAGGGGTGTTCCGGCCAGCCAGGTCCAATCGAGTTCACACCGAAGCGTGAGCGGACAGCCACAGGGAAGCGGTGGCGGTCGGCGTCATCCCGCCGCTGCCGCCGCAGGCTTCTCCGACCACACCTCACGCATGAGGGCCCGACGCTCTCTCGACGCGGGTACTCGCCGAAAGCCGCTCTCCGGCTCCTGGTGGACGCAGTCGATGCCGTAGCGGTGCAGGAGTGCGATGTCGTCGGGGTCCGGCGCTTCGGGGAACAGCGCCGTGAGGGTGTGCGCCGAGGCCGGGCTGTGGGGGGCGTAGTCGAGGAGCTGGGCCAACGCCTGCCGTACATGGCCGTGGTCGGCGGCGCTCTTCGCCTCGATCACCTCGGGCTCGCCGGTGTGCTCGACGTACATGTCGCTGATGCCGGCCGGACAGAAGAACCGACTGGCCGTCAGTCCGCGATCGGCGAGGAACTGCCGGTACTCACGCACGAGTCGGGCTTCACGCCGATCGACGACGATCAGGCGTCGGCTCCGCCGGTAGCCGGTCCGATGGGTACG includes:
- a CDS encoding endonuclease/exonuclease/phosphatase family protein, which encodes MLIGTWNLENLYRPGGPFGPPDKAAYETKLAALAATITELNPTLLGVQEVGEPEALRDLAGLLDGDWHTALSRHPDGRGIRVGFLSRVPLEVLSDTNAFPARLRPVQADDEGGVAAEAGRGFLAVEAATEAGPLRAAVCHLKSKLLSYPGGRFAPRDEGERARYGAYALYRRAAEATALRALADVLLAGDGRERDVVVLGDLNDEVQAATTQILLGPPGSEIGTPGFDRPDGGDALRLWDVAPLIPAEQRFSRVNSGRRELIDHILLSHRLVRRVTAAGTGLPDEAAPDLPSVDANPAGRRGAPGSDHAPVWVRIG
- a CDS encoding ABC transporter ATP-binding protein, coding for MTPSPQVALVAQRLGFTYASGAGLKPADLALASGETAAVEGPSGSGKSTLLALLGLILTPSTGSLAISGTDTGSLTPSERDLLRRREIGIVLQDLGLLTFLNAWENVAAAFGPRFGRHRGVARDLLGDLGMGELVDRPVAELSGGQRQRVAVARAAVKRPVLVLADEPTSGLDPKNADLVKGALRACAAQGAAVLLVTHDRGIAETCDRRYALDEGVLSPVSSVSNASSASMENARTDNARKEKLG
- a CDS encoding FUSC family protein, giving the protein MSRPLDLPPWLAHALRTQRGPVPWNAVLRGALSAGPLLLVAVVADRTSLGVVAAIAAMLAGINDRPGSRRASVQRIGVPAVAGALGMLVGTYAGQHVAALPLTLLLTGLGLVAGGMSAIGPVASGAGTQLLVASAIGAGMPLPEAGWQRALGYLAGAAWLLGLRLALPTPGSLAGDFRFDGEREAVARVYDAVADLLDAVGADHATARRAALTAALDHAQDALAGPRLRRYASSAAERRLHAQYAAALPLAEAATALAWAGEPLTGRASAGPRRLATAVRENTHTGPLPAPTRSAPALRALDDALLHAAEAFDRGKGGDLHTRRRAAGDLLRAAFGSGGREYGLRVALSFGASAAIAQGLHHSHWYGQHEHWYWLPATAVFLVKPDLGPLVSRVLCRAAGTVLGALVFAAFAAVLPRPEGLIALVAVSGALIPVATRHFAAQTAVVTVLVLALVMVGGEPQASVSRIGETLLACALVLVVGHLPMPGQRGGGVRARLGAASEAAQAYLSHVLHETDPDADSRRVRWTLRREAYRTLAEARTAIALAAAELPPLARHSAGAGDVVAVLEELVDTTTACAVHLDDSGRLTPLHTERLAELLDQLAQGRGHLRVRLPELPLAV
- a CDS encoding amidohydrolase produces the protein MTDSPADLVITGCTALVHDAEERIGFEENATVVVRDGVIESLTAAEPPAEPPPAAEHIDARGQVAMPGLVNCHTHAPMVALRGVAEDLPTEEWFNDVVWPVESNLTGKDVELGARLACAEMIRAGVTCFADHYFSMDAVASVVEECGIRAHLGEAYFSSQGPQGRERSLEFALRHRGGAAGRITTALAPHAPYTVDDADLAATAELARAHGLPVHLHAAENRDQADTSLERHGVTPIEVLARTGILDTDVLIAHGTGILDRDLPVLAGATGRVSVATAPRGYLKFAWPTTTPVRALRDLGIPVGLATDGAASNNSLDVWESMALTALIQKSTTGDPRWLTSRQALHHATLQSARAVGLGDTLGTLAPGRRADLVLVDLTGPHTQPVHDLAATLVHSARSSDVRTTIVDGRVLMRDRELLTIDVPGVVRELGERMPALLDRSHGGRIQEYDT
- a CDS encoding ABC transporter permease, producing MSLWSLHTWKRDRRSLRRALPTLAVMGALLGTAAGVAAGAAGAVERDVLGSGGLTQVELSSFEGDDSVRALTDSALRDAEKTPGVRQIVADYPATLYAEEEGTYDLTSHTLTPGDDLPVTRGALPAQLGRDHIVLPASSQGTDFAPLLGRTVAFGYTKATGAGAGAGTTAVVKLTIVALYDPSWQADGPGVAYLSEETAALLAAARAGQTVEDFRGQEGAQSAVVVVGHQEQVAGVVKSLQGDGFSASAVSDRVRNLPGLFGAADLAMRIGVLVLALGAVWLGVVRAADSARARIGQLAILRILGSGRGELRRILLGEAALSGGVAGILGAAVGTGVSVALAGPLSEVLGLPITVADALPGPGWAAAVLLLPGVGLAAGTLLGSRDVLRRDPYLTARAHS